One window of Caloenas nicobarica isolate bCalNic1 chromosome 7, bCalNic1.hap1, whole genome shotgun sequence genomic DNA carries:
- the PHYHIPL gene encoding phytanoyl-CoA hydroxylase-interacting protein-like produces MEAPRLAHTMSSPTSPCEEVIKNLSLEAIQLCDRDGNKSQDSGIAEMEELPVPHNIKISNITCDSFKISWDMDSKSKDRITHYFIDLNKKENKNSNKFKHKDVPTKLVAKAVPLPMTVRGHWFLSPRTEYTVAVQTASKQVDGDYVVSEWSEIIEFCTADYSKVHLTQLLEKAEVIAGRMLKLSVFYRNQHKEYFDYIREHHGNAMQPSVKDNSGSHGSPISGKLEGIFFSCNTEFNNGKPPQDSPYGRYRFEIAAEKLFNPNTNLYFGDFYCMYTAYHYVILVIAPVGSPGDEFCKQRLPQLNIKDNKFLTCDEEDGVMVYHHAQDVILEVIYTDPVDLSLGTVAEITGHQLMSLSTANAKKDPSCKTCNISVGR; encoded by the exons GGAATAAATCACAAGACAGTGGGATTGCAGAGATGGAGGAACTTCCAGTCCCACACAACATCAAAATAAGTAACATCACATGTGATTCTTTCAAGATTTCTTGGGACATGGATTCTAAATCCAAGGATCGCATTACTCATTACTTCATTGATCtcaacaagaaagaaaacaagaattccAACAAATTTAAACATAAg GACGTACCCACTAAATTGGTGGCCAAAGCTGTTCCTTTGCCTATGACAGTCCGCGGGCACTGGTTCTTGAGCCCAAGAACAGAATACACAGTAGCAGTGCAGACAGCGTCAAAGCAAGTTGATGGTGATTATGTTGTTTCTGAGTGGAGTGAAATCATTGAGTTTTGCACAGCAG attaTTCAAAAGTTCACCTAACACAGCTATTGGAAAAAGCTGAAGTGATTGCCGGCCGTATGCTTAAACTCTCTGTTTTTTATCGGAATCAGCACAAAGAATACTTCGATTATATCAG AGAGCACCATGGGAATGCTATGCAGCCCTCTGTTAAGGATAACAGTGGCAGCCATGGCTCTCCGATCAGCGGGAAGCTGGAAGGCATCTTCTTCAGCTGCAACACTGAGTTCAACAACGGGAAGCCACCGCAAGATTCACCTTACGGAAGATACAGGTTTGAGATTGCAGCTGAAAAACTCTTCAACCCAAATACTAACTTGTACTTTGGAGACTTCTACTGCATGTACACAGCCTACCACTACGTCATTCTTGTCATCGCCCCTGTTGGATCACCAGGAGACGAATTCTGTAAGCAGCGCCTTCCTCAACTAAACATAAAAGATAATAAATTTCTGACCTGTGATGAAGAAGACGGTGTCATGGTTTACCATCATGCCCAGGATGTTATTTTGGAAGTAATTTACACTGATCCCGTGGATCTCTCCCTCGGCACAGTTGCAGAAATTACTGGTCACCAACTAATGAGCTTGTCTActgcaaatgcaaagaaagatCCCAGCTGCAAGACCTGCAATATCAGTGTTGGACGTTAA